One genomic segment of Ricinus communis isolate WT05 ecotype wild-type chromosome 5, ASM1957865v1, whole genome shotgun sequence includes these proteins:
- the LOC8287447 gene encoding late embryogenesis abundant protein At1g64065, with translation MVEDNQIVPLAPAETNPRSDEEFAAVKPNLRLQERSSKCLVYVLAGIVILSAVILVFALVVLRPVNPNAELSFVRLKDLNYAAGSGGNGNNVSLPAFNMTLESELKIENSNFGEFKYDNTSARVFYGGMAVGEAILREGRVSARDTLRMNVKVEVRSHKYIYNGTDLTSDINSGILKLNSHAKFSGRVNLLQIAKKRRSASMDCSFSLDLRSRSIQDLVCN, from the coding sequence ATGGTGGAAGATAATCAGATCGTTCCATTAGCACCAGCGGAGACTAATCCCCGAAGCGACGAAGAGTTCGCAGCTGTAAAACCAAACCTTCGTCTCCAAGAAAGAAGCAGTAAGTGCTTAGTTTATGTTCTTGCAGGAATTGTTATACTTAGCGCAGTCATCTTAGTGTTTGCGCTAGTAGTACTGCGTCCTGTAAACCCTAATGCGGAATTGAGTTTTGTTCGATTAAAAGATCTGAACTATGCTGCTGGTAGTGGTGGTAATGGTAATAATGTATCGTTGCCTGCGTTTAATATGACATTAGAGAGTGAGCTAAAGATCGAGAACTCGAATTTCGGGGAGTTTAAGTATGATAACACAAGTGCAAGAGTGTTTTATGGAGGGATGGCTGTAGGGGAAGCGATCCTGCGCGAGGGGCGTGTCAGTGCTAGAGATACTCTGAGGATGAATGTTAAGGTGGAAGTAAGAtcgcataaatatatatacaatggTACAGACTTAACAAGTGATATAAATTCTGGGATTTTAAAGCTGAATAGCCATGCCAAGTTCAGTGGAAGGGTAAATTTGCTGCAGATTGCAAAGAAGAGGAGAAGTGCTTCTATGGATTGCAGTTTCAGTCTTGATTTGAGAAGCcgttcaattcaggatttagtaTGTAACTAA
- the LOC8287449 gene encoding uncharacterized protein LOC8287449, whose protein sequence is MADTDQQAKPLAPAAFQSRSDEEAAASSSITTQFNFRHRNCIKCFGCCTAFLLIIAVTILILFFTVFHVKNPVIKMNEITLLQLELNKDGSLRNGTNVTLELDISVKNPNVAPFRFNNFTTTVLYGGNNVGEARTPSGTAKARRTVHMNVTVDLIPEKILQVPGLLQDVSSGNLTMNSSTVIGGKVKILKIVKKYLVVEVNCSVTYNFSSKEIQQRCRPHFL, encoded by the coding sequence ATGGCAGATACTGATCAGCAGGCCAAGCCTTTAGCTCCAGCTGCATTTCAATCTCGCAGCGACGAAGAAGCAGCAGCTTCGTCATCGATCACCACCCAGTTCAACTTTCGCCACCGGAACTGCATCAAGTGTTTCGGATGTTGCACTGCCTTCCTATTAATCATCGCTGTGACAATTCTAATCCTCTTTTTTACAGTCTTCCATGTCAAGAATCCTGTAATCAAGATGAACGAGATAACCCTTCTGCAACTCGAGCTAAATAAGGATGGATCGCTTAGGAACGGCACCAACGTTACACTAGAACTTGATATTTCAGTTAAAAATCCTAACGTTGCTCCTTTTAGGTTCAACAACTTCACAACAACTGTTTTGTACGGTGGAAATAATGTTGGAGAGGCGAGAACACCATCAGGGACTGCCAAGGCCCGGCGTACCGTCCATATGAATGTAACAGTTGATCTGATTCCTGAGAAAATTTTGCAAGTTCCAGGTTTGTTACAGGATGTAAGTTCAGGGAATTTGACTATGAATAGCAGTACAGTAATTGGCGGCAAGGTGAAGATACTAAAGATTGTCAAGAAATATCTTGTGGTGGAAGTGAATTGCAGTGTGACCTATAATTTCTCAAGCAAGGAGATCCAACAGCGTTGCAGACCGCATTTCCTTTGA